The Opitutaceae bacterium genome has a window encoding:
- a CDS encoding ATP-dependent Clp protease adaptor ClpS translates to MDRGIKPLLQIRDRRTIVVHRPLSSVDRPPSTAQAATPAATPEIKTVEKTALASVWKVVVLNDPVNLMSYVVLVFKKVFGFNDTKARKHMLEVHEQGRSVVWSGPRERAETYVYTLQEWHLSAILEQDERH, encoded by the coding sequence ATGGATCGAGGCATAAAGCCTCTCCTACAGATTCGAGACAGGCGGACCATCGTCGTCCACCGTCCACTGTCCTCCGTCGACCGTCCTCCCTCCACTGCCCAAGCGGCCACTCCGGCGGCGACGCCGGAGATAAAGACGGTGGAGAAGACCGCCCTCGCCAGTGTCTGGAAGGTGGTGGTCCTGAACGATCCCGTCAACCTGATGTCCTATGTCGTGCTGGTCTTCAAGAAGGTCTTCGGATTCAATGACACCAAGGCGCGCAAGCACATGCTGGAAGTTCATGAGCAGGGGCGTTCGGTCGTCTGGTCGGGCCCGCGGGAACGCGCGGAAACCTATGTCTACACCCTTCAGGAATGGCATCTTTCCGCCATCCTCGAACAGGATGAACGCCATTGA